From the Acyrthosiphon pisum isolate AL4f unplaced genomic scaffold, pea_aphid_22Mar2018_4r6ur Scaffold_21355;HRSCAF=23750, whole genome shotgun sequence genome, the window taagatatcttattattaatttatttaacccTTTATAGGGCATAAGGTGCATTTACTTTGTTTGACCCAAAATTTGGTTTCCAGACTCACATATATGNNNNNNNNNNNNNNNNNNNNNNNNNNNNNNNNNNNNNNNNNNNNNNNNNNNNNNNNNNNNNNNNNNNNNNNNNNNNNNNNNNNNNNNNNNNNNNNNNNNNTTATTTCAGTTAAGATAATTCACATATtaggttataaatataaatataaataatacattattattaaatttgggtTAATAACTTTTGAATACATTTCACATATTCTGTGATTTACTTAGATTCTACCTTTTATATCACACATTTAAaagcaatttacaattttaatattttttctctttGCAGAACTCTGCTGTACTCCTACTCATTTCCtactgatttatttataaactatcttttttttttttttttgttattatttcttttgtcTCTGCCTGTCAAAAATATGTAACGGTAATGGCCCCTGTGGTCAAAgcgaacatttttactgttttaaatttagagatcaataaaaaaaaaaaaaatcacgagaaaagttattatttaatttgattccgCAAAACGTTtccaatgatatatattatagcgtgtactaatgagttatatacgctcttattaactatacaggttttataaataatttagtgttgtacaaaaactgttcaatttaaaaatacttattagttattaccagtGTTGggattatctagataaatttttaaattatctttatcttatctagataaatataaataaactgttgACAACTATCTTAAGAAATTAtcttatataaactatttacgtatctagatatttagataaattattggAGGACAtactttttggttttaattacaattgaatttttaaaatttttattcgttattatttaatattaatatattgctaatggtataaaaatattactatcggctaatttaacaataatgatgggtttatcgtttatttgtgtttatttcagtattattatctgagtactattaataaatatcataaataaggTACCAATTTCACATACATTAACACAGTANNNNNNNNNNNNNNNNNNNNNNNNNNNNNNNNNNNNNNNNNNNNNNNNNNNNNNNNNNNNNNNNNNNNNNNNNNNNNNNNNNNNNNNNNNNNNNNNNNNNNNNNNNNNNNNNNNNNNNNNNNNNNNNNNNNNNNNNNNNNNNNNNNNNNNNNNNNNNNNNNNNNNNNNNNNNNNNNNNNNNNNNNNNNNNNNNNNNNNNNNNNNNNNNNNNNNNNNNNNNNNNNNNNNNNNNNNNNNNNNNNNNNNNNNNNNNNNNNNNNNNNNNNNNNNNNNNNNNNNNNNNNNNNNNNNNNNNNNNNNNNNNNNNNNNNNNNNNNNNNNNNNNNNNNNNNNNNNNNNNNNNNNNNNNNNNNNNNNNNNNNNNNNNNNNNNNNNNNNNNNNNNNNNNNNNNNNNNNNNNNNNNNNNNNNNNNNNNNNNNNNNNNNNNNNNNNNNNNNNNNNNNNNNNNNNNNNNNNNNNNNNNNNNNNNNNNNNNNNNNNNNNNNNNNNNNNNNNNNNNNNNNNNNNNNNNNNNNNNNNNNNNNNNNNNNNNNNNNNNNNNNNNNNNNNNNNNNNNNNNNNNNNNNNNNNNNNNNNNNNNNNNNNNNNNNNNNNNNNNNNNNNNNNNNNNNNNNNNNNNNNNNNNNNNNNNNNNNNNNNNNNNNNNNNNNNNNNNNNNNNNNNNNNNNNNNNNNNNNNNNNNNNNNNNNNNNNNNNNNNNNNNNNNNNNgaaaaaaaatataaatatataaatagaatgtaataaaaaatgcttatttatctatagttatctaattatcttgataaaattaataataaccgcACTTTAAATGTTCGAATTCAAAAgatcgtcgatataatatatagtcatgacgacctttcaattattctaaatctgaagaaaagacattaaaacaatataattgtataaatatgtgagaaaaaattgaataattgtgaaatatgtaaaaacatgtatttatgacaaaatatgtaaaaatatgtaaaatcaaatatagttcattttataaaaaatattgtgaaacaaatttatcacttgcagaaattagtttatcatgtcgcagagaaaatatgtatttacatataaatccgagccttaatcataatatacctaatattctataatattcggtttgtgtttacctatgatctgaagtccgaacataGGGAATAAGCCCGTAAACCAACATGATGTATTGATGTTAAACCCTGTTTACCCTTAAGACCTATGGTGGtatagagtatactctatgtATGGGCTAGGCGTATCTCTAGttctaatttttgtaaaggctcTTCGGCGTTCgtaaaatcataaatcgtaTACGGGCATGAGACTTCCCCGTATGggccatattataaaattatataaataatacgcaTCTTCTAtgcatattgacataataaatcgtcgttattcaacagttataatatactataatagtagtttatatctgtgcattattcataattaataataaatgctatgtaaaactattttagaaccaatttttgcaagtaatacaaatgagatttcttattaagttatctattttatattgaatgataatattgtaaaatagttattactaattatgagctatggattttgtgaattatctagatggctataatttttatctagataagataaagataTGATGTCATTGTAAAATTTCAGCCAGTTTATTACtaacattgttaatttttataataaaattaagagaACCTTCcctatatttttactatttgcaTGTAATCTCttgcttttttttatgaatccgCCCCATACACATGTCTGATATTATAATCTTCCGAAATTATATTCTTCACTCGTTCCTTCGTTTGGTTATAGAAAATTTCAACTCCATAAATGTCATCGGTCCCTCAACCAGTGCTGAATAAGGGAGGCCTGTTGTCGTTGTCTGTCCATGGATTAGTTTACAGCTATGTATCGGATACATTGTATCCAGTTTGAATCCCTtacagaataaatatatatttttccattaatggtaaaaatatttccaggaaaataatatacctttatttaataataatactaactcAACACCTTATTCTTTGACTTTCTTGATTTGTTTCCCCTTTACACGACCTAATATTAGACttttatcatcaaataaataaaatgtataaatgtaaaggGATATCGAATATTTTTAGAAACGGAAAATCGTTAGAAAACTGTGTCGGGAACCAAAACTTGATGATATactagaaaaatttttaaactgtTGCAACAGCTTGTcatatgaaatttaattgacATACCCATCGTAGGTGGgtttatcattatatacctactcgttttgttattaaacataaaatccattgtttaattttctttaataatgatatttctgTGAGATTTGTATTCTGTTCTTTTAATACGTCTTCATCTtcgaatctttttttaaattgttatgcaGTCACTGCACTCATTTTGAAGTCTTAACTGCCACAATTTttgaacagtaaaaaaatatttaaaacatacatacaagattcttcaaaaacaaaattactgaCATTTTTCACGAGTGATagaatttcaaaagttttagacattggatattcaaacTTAtggaatgtttttttataagcggATTTATGTTCGGtgattcttaattatttactatacaactACTCATTAAATAgttgataaaacattttcattttttttctgttaaactTTATAAAAGTGTGTCATTGGATAATCAATAGTCATTAACCACTCGAATCCAATCAACCACATACCCATCAAATGTTATATGTGTAGCTGAAGCAACACACTGACCATAGAATATCTCACTGCCACTGTTCCACATACTTTCTATACTTtcagtaagtaggtatattgtagcTGAGCTGAGCTTACACGGCGAGTGGTCTGAAATCGTTATAGTAAAATGCAATATGTAGGAGAACGCATACGACAAATTAACCCAATGTATTTTTCTACACATTTACAGCCatatggaaaaattatattgttatattaatgatatgtaCATggcatataattgttaaatagtatttaataataatgtcggTGGTGTAGGCACCTAATTACTAATTTCGTTACTAGATTACACATCATCATAAAATCGTTGCCTTTAGTCAGGAATAAAAGTTGCAATATGTGCAATATATACATGTGAATGTCCACTGCAGATGAAGGtggtattacataaataaagcAAATCACTCGAGCAGAGGACCTGTTGCAGATTTCCATCATGTTGgcgcataatatttattattaaaatatagaattaagTATACTTTCTGCCCACCGAGTCAGTAGCTCTGCGCGagctattataactattattacattatggaCCGTTTGgtggaaaatttaaataataaataaaaaggtagGTGTGCGTGGTGGATAACATAAAACATTAGGTTACATAATACAAgagtttttttaacttttcaacagTAAGAGCAAATAATGGCCACGAGCATAGACGTAAATATGGGAGGGGTTTAGGAGGGCTTTGCACTCCCTAAGCCATCTGAAGCCCTCcttaaaaattcgtaaaaaatataaaaaagattcgCACTTAGCAAAACTCGATTTGCAATAAGTTGCAAtgaatttgcaattatttggcggcattttgaaaaaaatcggacaaagtggggggctggctaaaaaagttgaaaaatttgtaaaaaatataaaaattgatttgcaATTAGCAAAACTCGATTTGCAATTAGTTGCAACGAATTTGCGATTATTTGGCGgccttttgaaaaaaatcggacaaagtggggggggggggctgcatgaagttggcccccccaacATTGAATTTGAGTTTACTCAAAACTGGGTGATTTGCAATTAGCGAAACtggatttgcaattatttgtaattatttggtggtattttgaaatcattcggacaatgtgggggggggggcaacttcATGCACATTTAAAGTATATCCATGTGCATCAGTTTGATAATGTCAttgagtgtataaaatataataaaatacagaattGAAATAAGTTTAAAGAGTAATGTGtgataatgtataagtatacgTATATACCTACCCCGTTTCCGTGGACACGCgctatatgacaatattatgagacAACTAGTGTCAAAAATCGTGAAACATGTATCCACACGGCATATGACACATGGCCTTTGAGCAGTTAAAAAAAGTGCTTTAGGATAGTTATGTACGTCATTTATAGCGCATTTGATTATTTACATCGGGCTAGTTAGTCTACAATAATCATCATTATATGTCTCGTATGGccgtatgttatttattatagtgtttgCCTGAAGTGATTAAATAGTCAAAAGGACAATTTATGGACCAAAAGGATATTTTCCCTACCCTACTTAGAATGTGAATCAAATCAGTTACTGTTGGgactgttaaaaatattcattgcaTAGTCTTCATAACGtcaagttaataacatattatattattatttcatatagtgTAATCAATTTGGTGTTTCCCAAGGTCGTTTAATGTTAACCTCAATAACATTGCAGCCAACAACTTCATTCTCCATATTTTTATAGCGAGCCACAGATTTATAtgttccataaaaatatattttgggaaaGTTCATATCTTCAAGTTTCTTCTTATCGATCCCTGGCGTAATATATGTGCCCTgcaaacatttagaaaacacaATTGTTACAAATGCATCAGTAGGTAGTAGTGACTGGGTAAAATTATAACACGTTACGGATCGTAACATGGTCAATATTTAGATGTTTGATTATGTTAGAAAGCTTTGTCaatgtagtatttttttaaattatggccCTTATAACCGTACTCCAATGGCAGCAGGTATACAATTGCtacatttggatttttttttattcccatttactcaacaatttttaaaaattttattatattatacgcatttatTTACAGGGTGAATCATTGAGCGTAAAACATTATCTCAAAAATTATTAgtgttttagaaaatgtttttctcatagtttcaaattatatttttaaatatatttatctttatattttttttatgttttttacttttttgaatgacagcatagagttttaatttcatattccaaagtataatattttttcattaaattcaaatttagagTGAatagcttatgagttataagtatttaaaaattagatcgGCGGAATGGAGTACTATGGGGTTACCCCGCAAAACTTTTGTCGACTACTCTTGTCAAAACTTGTTaaaacttcaaatacttataactcataaactactcgtcccaaatttgattttaatgtaaCAAAACACTTAGAGAATGAGATTAAAACTCTATACTgtcgaaaaagtaaaaaatataaaaaattataaggataaaaaatattttaaaatatctaatctaATCTTAATATCATTGGTGTAGACTATAGACTTAACAGTTCCTTTCAAAACCGTAAGATTTATAGACGATAGGAATAAACTCAGATTTTATAGACCGATATTATACACTTGGTTTACATTGTTGTAGCTATAATTGTTATGTCAACGATTATGGAGTCGCACAAGGCAACTCATAAGGTCCTATATTAttcttcatttattttaactaaataccagtgtaattactttattataaaattaaaacaaagtgTTGACGGTGTCTTACAGTATATCTATAATTggattgaataaaatgtattatccctcaacatatctaaaaaaatatcaatacttaTGCCAATAGTCACAAGTTGCATACAGCTGCCCtatggatataattttattatacataaatgtaataataattcaaccagGTACAACCATAAACCAATTACAATGGtcttatcatttaaatatttaggaatGACGATAGATTTTGATCTAAAATTGTCAAATACAAACATACAGAATGTTGATAACATTATGAGAAGtttaactactatattttaacaaacttgttttctaaataaaatagtcTTAATACGAGTGTATGTTGCATTATTTGATTCAATTTTAGCATACGGTAACACAAACATACAATCtgtctatacattttacattaatcAAACTATCATAAGATTTTTACTATATGGCACATAcacaattttatagaaaatatagataCACAAGGAAGTATATAAAATCACATAGGGTAACATTAACCAGTTAAAGATTTTCTACCGATTACaggttacctacctacattcaacaattttggaaattatttaaaGAGTCTACAACATCGGTTATCTGAAAATAGGTCtaataaaaccaattatatagttaataaaactCATATAAATGAATCAAAGGATGATGACCTTGATTAGTATAATTGTGTATCACTCGAATTGgttatgtataattgtaaatatcaaAGGAAACATTGgtgttaatatgtataaattaatcaatactattatattataactattgtatatttattaatagaatAACTCAGTATACCAGATACGATCTTAGCTCAGTGTACTAACGTATcagatcttaatattattaatgttattattgtattataattgaattatactgaaataaattaaattaataaaaaaattataaattatgtaactgattttaatgtttttatacattaccACTGGAATTGGACATTTATCAGTTGACACGTTGAAACCCTCTATACTGTTAAGCCATGCATTTCCACTGAGATGTTTTGTATAACTGCATGCCTTTTTTGTATTGAGAGTATATGCATTTGGCACCCACCCACCAGTTGAGCCCCAAGACGCAAAGTTAAAAttgatctataaataaatactatattaatttagttaagaTGACTACACACATTTACAATTCGTGTAGAAATTAAAATGAACTACTTACagatcataaatataaaaatacaattgttatgttCACCAAGAacttaattatgattaatattataatgtttgtgttaccgaaaaaaaaaaataaaaattttttttataatttatatatacaatgaaaaatagAGGTCCCAGCACGGCTCCATGTGGAGCTCCGTAATTCAAAGTGTTATAGTtgctgaatatattatttattttaactgtttGAATACGATTTGTTATAAAACATTTGATAAGATTATTAGGAACACCACGAACTCAATAGTTGTATAGTTtcgttaataacatattatgatatacagaATCCAAGGCTTTTTTAACATCAAGAAAAATACCAATTACAAAATCACCctgttatacatattactttTTACGGTAGTAAATTTAATGTCGGTAATTATTTCCAGTAAATCTGGTTAGctacaaatacaaattagttTTAGATGTCATTAAacgaaattttaatgaaaattttatgtGCGGTCCTATTGTCTCCGTATGGTCTAACCAATGGAGTAACTAAGTTTTGTAATTATGGTAGATACATACGAAGTACTACTTGGTATAGaattacagtgaaacttccattttataactataatgaaAATGGAcggaaaatcaaaattaatcagTTTGATATTTTCGGTCATTCGTTGATTATGAACCATTCAGGACTTACACTATTATATTGGTGGAactatttaatcaatttatcaatatcaatttttttacctaCGAGATATCACAATACAAAAGTTTCTGCGTATTATACAATTCTTTAATTAAtccttatacttataatatgtacttactgtAAGAGTATCATCGAAAGGTATCAAAAATGTCATATTGCCTTTTACCTCCGTTATACTTGATgtctttttacttaaataccaaTTAAATTGAAGTggatagttttttgttttttcacatGGATATACTTTATCAATCACTATTCGATATTACCCCTGTAATGAGtggaataaatataacatatacaaaTTTCATTACAAAGAAATTGCAAATATAAATTTGGCacattagaattaataatagaaaagagatattatgtttaatcaatcaagctgattattaatttaccattgGCAAGTTTGGCCTAAAAAGGCTTTCGGATTGTGACgatgagaaaaataaaagaagtcCGAACGTTATGATTAACATTTTGCCTATAGTTTCAACAATTATAGAGTGTTTCATACGTTTTCAACAACAAGAATAAATAGGTAACAGACATgcgttctaaaataatttgatatatttaaaaatattgacatccTTGATCtgttatttctaaatatttccggaaattattaaataaatatattgaaccgGAAAAATGTGATTCAGTTGTTCcgctaattataaaattatctatatatattatatttaaataattggtatTAGCGGCACAAAAAAAGTTCATGTGATtcaattttcacaaaaaaaaaataattgtgaaatgaataaaaaagcaaaattaaCGTGCATGGgagttgcccccccccccgcaCTTTGTCTATCAACTTCGAACCTTCACCATTATTTTGGAACTTATTTGGAACTAATTGGAACCTAGTTTTCCAAATTTGGAACTTCATACTTTTCCCGAGAAAAATCATTTTCTgttgggggggccaacttcattCACCTAGCCCCCCCCACTTTATTATATCAACTTCGAATCTTCACCAATATTTTGGAACTTGTTTGGAACTAATTGGAACTtttaattttgcttttttattaattttactgtaatatatgaataatacaccagaaaatatgaataaacttGTAAAATGAATATGCCAGGTAAGCTCATAACGGGGTGTAAAAACAAAcgcaattattaaacatattatacaatacaaaagaATATTAGGCAACGAGTATTCCTCAATGAATACGCAACAATCTTTCCGAGACATCCATGCACAAAAACATGCCCATATATAgacatacaaaattaataaagataaaaaacgTTACGAAACACCATTACAGAATTACGTAACTAACTTCTGTCTCACTAAAAAAAACAGTTCACACCTATACATGCGCACTATACGACATTGGGTTAAATGACAAAAAATCAATGACAAAACTATGCGCAAAACAAATAATAGGATAGAACACAAAACACGATACACCCCCATCATATCAGTATTGCCAAAAACCGACAACAACGtgcaaaatacaatataacatgcACACACATGCGAACTGTACGACATTCGGTCAAACAACCAGATATCAATGCCAAAATCATGcgcaacaaaaataatacaatagccCCTATAATGCGAAATACTCTTTCGCACCAACATTGCAAAAAACCAACAACAATGTGCAAAACACGACATAATGCACACACATGCGCACTACACAACATTCGGTCAAAGAACCAGATGTCACCATCTTAACTATGCGCAAAAAGAACAATGAGATGACACATGACGTGCGAAACACTTTTATCGTATAAAATTCGCCAAAAATCCAacgataatatacaaaaacaccACAAGAATACACGCCAATACACAATTTACATTACAAACACGAACAATCTATTTTGATGTTACGTAATAGAGTGGGGATAAAACGATAGCTTCCTTATATAAACGCCACTCACAGACCATACAGCCAGTAGAGTAGTACACTCGATGCAACTCGATGGCGACTCGGCACAAATGACCACGTCCACGGCGGCCACAGCGAAACCATACAACACCGACCAGTTTTTCTCTTAACGAAATTAATCTTTCATCACAAAAGTTAACTTACTATTGCGTTTGTTTTGGACACCAGGTATGAGCACACTTTTGGTATATTCACTTTGCTATTCCATCATGACAACAGTGTTATTTCTATTCTTATAAACCCAACAATCCTTCACAACTGTGAAGCTATGTAGGGAATATTTTCATACATCCATATCCAACCTTCTCAttccatataaaaaaattctaatgtaGATTGCAAACACCACGTAAAATATGCATCAAccaaacgaaaataaataataaactccaCTTCAAATACTGTTTGTCAATTCATTGTCTCTCCCGGACATTGAATTGCCAAAATATATCTGCAGTCTAGATCACGAGCTAGGGTCTGGACATACATATGTGATGGGCCGACGTACTTTTCTCTTAAGCGACTAGACTTCAGATATATAAGTAATTGAAATATGCGTCAcaccaatattaaataaaaaaaaataataaataataaactctgCTTCTAATACTATATgaagcaaaaataaaaacataatatattttcagccaacaaatatcttaaaaaaaaggGAAACACCTCCCGTTCCTCTCATATATCCCATCTAAAAGAATATTGCTAACGGTATAATCCAAGAATATGATGGACCAACAGTGTGTAATATAGAAATGTTTACTTAATTGCAATAGGATATTGTAGTGTAATTCGTAAAGTGTTAATAACGTGCATCGACTCACACCGATTAGAGACGTACACATTCCAATGAGAATCTACACATTCCGCTTGCCACAATACGAAGGAAGtgaacatatacatattttgtataattaattataaactattagcTCAAGAATCAATCAATAGTGGTAGGATAAAATTACAACAAGCAACC encodes:
- the LOC100302632 gene encoding uncharacterized protein LOC100302632 2 (2 is encoded by transcript variant 2), whose product is MKHSIIVETIGKMLIITFGLLLFFSSSQSESLFRPNLPMVKYRIVIDKVYPCEKTKNYPLQFNWYLSKKTSSITEVKGNMTFLIPFDDTLTINFNFASWGSTGGWVPNAYTLNTKKACSYTKHLSGNAWLNSIEGFNVSTDKCPIPVGTYITPGIDKKKLEDMNFPKIYFYGTYKSVARYKNMENEVVGCNVIEVNIKRPWETPN
- the LOC100302632 gene encoding uncharacterized protein LOC100302632 isoform X1, with amino-acid sequence MTFLIPFDDTLTINFNFASWGSTGGWVPNAYTLNTKKACSYTKHLSGNAWLNSIEGFNVSTDKCPIPVGTYITPGIDKKKLEDMNFPKIYFYGTYKSVARYKNMENEVVGCNVIEVNIKRPWETPN
- the LOC100302632 gene encoding uncharacterized protein LOC100302632 (The RefSeq protein has 2 substitutions compared to this genomic sequence); this translates as MKHSIIVETIGKMLIKTFGLLLFFSSSQSESLFRPNLPMGEYRIVIDKVYPCEKTKNYPLQFNWYLSKKTSSITEVKGNMTFLIPFDDTLTINFNFASWGSTGGWVPNAYTLNTKKACSYTKHLSGNAWLNSIEGFNVSTDKCPIPVGTYITPGIDKKKLEDMNFPKIYFYGTYKSVARYKNMENEVVGCNVIEVNIKRPWETPN